The following proteins are encoded in a genomic region of Gimesia algae:
- a CDS encoding alpha/beta hydrolase, which yields MMKYLCLAFFTLFSLAAAPIETPEPTESVAIWPDRPLLDKSDDEIKYSNIIRITKVNRPAVEFYKAPDAKPNAPAVVIFPGGGYNILAYDLEGTEIAEWLNSIGIHAIVVKYTVPGNQREAALKDAQRAFGIVRSKAKDWGINPNEIGVLGFSAGGHLAANLSTNYQKRNYEAIDEADQLSCRPDFTVLIYPAYIYKEDNKRQSAPEIKVDAKTPPAFIVQTLDDRRLVDSAFNYTRDLKDAKVDGELHLYAKGGHGYGMRPSDNPISGWPKLCAEWLKRTTQQD from the coding sequence ATGATGAAATATCTTTGCCTTGCTTTTTTTACTCTGTTCTCACTGGCAGCGGCACCCATTGAAACTCCTGAACCCACTGAAAGCGTCGCCATCTGGCCGGACCGCCCGCTGCTGGACAAGAGTGATGACGAAATCAAATACAGCAACATCATTCGAATTACCAAAGTCAATCGCCCGGCGGTTGAATTTTATAAAGCCCCTGACGCGAAACCGAATGCCCCCGCAGTCGTCATCTTCCCCGGTGGCGGATACAACATCCTTGCGTATGACCTGGAAGGCACCGAGATCGCTGAATGGCTGAATTCGATCGGGATCCACGCGATCGTTGTCAAATACACGGTTCCCGGCAACCAGCGTGAAGCCGCGCTGAAAGATGCACAACGTGCTTTTGGTATCGTTCGCAGTAAAGCGAAAGATTGGGGTATCAACCCGAATGAAATCGGCGTGCTCGGCTTTTCCGCCGGAGGTCACCTGGCTGCGAATCTGTCTACAAACTATCAGAAACGCAATTACGAAGCCATTGACGAAGCCGATCAGCTCAGCTGTCGACCTGATTTCACGGTCCTCATCTACCCCGCATATATCTACAAGGAAGACAACAAACGACAGTCAGCCCCCGAGATCAAAGTCGATGCAAAAACGCCTCCCGCGTTTATCGTGCAGACTCTTGATGACCGCCGTCTGGTAGACAGTGCATTCAACTACACTCGTGACCTGAAAGACGCAAAAGTCGATGGAGAACTGCACCTGTATGCCAAAGGGGGACACGGATACGGAATGCGTCCTTCGGATAATCCCATTTCAGGCTGGCCAAAACTCTGTGCTGAATGGCTCAAACGTACCACACAGCAGGATTGA